In one Geotoga petraea genomic region, the following are encoded:
- the mnmA gene encoding tRNA 2-thiouridine(34) synthase MnmA: MSNKRAIMLMSGGVDSSVAAYLLKKEGYEVIAVHFKTVKDEVFSLIPEKKKVCCSPSDTIDAINVSKKLELDDFKIVDIQQEFKEKIIDYFIKEYNDGKTPNPCMLCNRFFKFGKAIEMAEEMNADVVVSGHYVISEYSNEHQNWVIKKGVDNYKDQSYFLSMVKPEYLKKMYFPLGKMKKVEIRKIAEDLNLSVADKPDSQELCFIPDNDYKRYLVDAGIETSKGKVYDFKGEHIGYHTGYTDYTIGQRAGIEYIKNQNQRLHVYKINSQDNSITVAPTEKVHFKGLIAKNMNKFVDFEDEFSAVCRIRKRSEEKPAKIKKISENEYQIVFEEPIFAVTPGQFATIYDESGIVLGCGVIDKYLED, from the coding sequence TTATGTTGATGAGTGGAGGTGTGGACAGTTCAGTCGCAGCATATTTACTAAAGAAAGAAGGTTATGAAGTAATAGCTGTTCATTTTAAAACAGTCAAAGATGAAGTGTTTTCATTGATTCCAGAAAAAAAGAAGGTATGTTGTAGTCCTTCAGATACGATAGATGCTATCAATGTTTCAAAAAAATTAGAATTGGACGATTTTAAAATTGTAGATATACAACAAGAATTTAAAGAAAAAATTATAGATTATTTTATAAAAGAATACAACGATGGTAAAACCCCAAATCCTTGTATGCTGTGCAACCGTTTTTTCAAGTTTGGTAAGGCAATCGAAATGGCAGAAGAAATGAATGCAGATGTTGTTGTAAGTGGCCATTACGTTATTTCTGAATATTCTAATGAGCATCAAAATTGGGTTATTAAAAAAGGAGTTGACAATTACAAGGATCAATCGTATTTTTTATCAATGGTTAAACCTGAATATTTGAAAAAAATGTACTTCCCTTTGGGAAAAATGAAAAAGGTCGAAATAAGGAAAATAGCTGAAGATCTAAACTTATCTGTTGCGGACAAACCTGATAGTCAAGAGCTATGCTTTATACCCGATAATGATTACAAAAGATATTTAGTAGATGCTGGAATAGAAACTTCTAAAGGGAAAGTATATGACTTTAAAGGTGAACACATAGGATATCATACTGGTTATACTGATTATACAATAGGTCAAAGAGCCGGTATTGAATATATAAAAAATCAGAACCAAAGGTTGCATGTATACAAAATAAACTCTCAAGATAATTCAATAACAGTTGCACCAACTGAAAAAGTTCATTTTAAAGGCTTAATTGCAAAGAATATGAACAAATTTGTAGATTTTGAAGATGAGTTTAGCGCTGTTTGCAGGATTAGAAAAAGATCTGAAGAAAAACCAGCAAAAATAAAAAAAATTTCTGAAAATGAATATCAAATCGTATTCGAAGAACCTATATTTGCAGTGACTCCAGGTCAATTTGCAACAATATACGATGAATCAGGAATTGTTTTGGGATGTGGAGTTATAGATAAATATTTGGAGGATTGA
- the coaD gene encoding pantetheine-phosphate adenylyltransferase, producing MDKRTAVYPGSFDPITYGHINLVERASERFDKIYVSVMNNMQKKYLFDLDERVEMTRQNLSHIPNIEVDSFSGLLVQYCKKKKIYTVLRGLRAVTDFEYELQMANGNRSLFPELEIFFLMADIAHSFISSSMVKEVSKHGGDVSTWVPPNVEEALIKKFKKH from the coding sequence ATGGATAAAAGAACAGCAGTTTACCCAGGAAGTTTTGATCCAATAACATATGGACATATTAATTTAGTCGAAAGAGCATCTGAAAGGTTCGATAAAATATATGTCTCTGTAATGAACAACATGCAAAAAAAATATTTATTTGATTTAGATGAGAGAGTTGAGATGACAAGACAAAATCTTTCTCATATACCAAATATTGAAGTAGATAGCTTTTCTGGCCTTTTAGTTCAATACTGTAAAAAAAAGAAGATCTATACTGTATTGAGAGGACTAAGAGCCGTTACAGACTTTGAATACGAATTACAGATGGCTAATGGGAATAGATCTTTGTTTCCTGAATTGGAAATATTTTTTTTGATGGCTGATATAGCTCATTCATTTATATCTTCTTCTATGGTAAAAGAAGTATCGAAACATGGAGGAGATGTGAGCACTTGGGTTCCACCAAATGTTGAAGAAGCATTGATTAAGAAATTTAAAAAACATTAA
- the tsf gene encoding translation elongation factor Ts — protein MAVSTELIKKLRSQTGAGMLDCKKALDETNGDLDAAVDYLRKRGAAKAAKKADRETKEGIVYSYIHHNEKIGVLLLLGCETDFVAKTDEFHELANKISLQIASMNPKYISRENVPEEIIEKEKSIYVDEVKSSGKPEHIVEKIVENKVEKYFEENCLLEQEYVFGKGEKIKDMITQAIAKIGENITVDNFSRFAIGE, from the coding sequence ATGGCCGTAAGCACGGAATTGATCAAAAAATTAAGATCACAAACTGGTGCAGGAATGCTTGATTGTAAAAAAGCATTAGATGAAACAAATGGAGATTTAGATGCTGCAGTTGATTATTTGAGAAAAAGAGGTGCAGCAAAAGCAGCTAAAAAAGCTGATAGAGAGACAAAAGAAGGTATTGTATATTCATATATTCATCATAATGAAAAAATTGGAGTATTATTATTATTAGGTTGTGAAACTGACTTTGTTGCTAAAACGGATGAATTTCATGAATTAGCAAATAAAATCAGCTTACAAATTGCATCAATGAATCCTAAATATATTTCAAGAGAAAATGTACCAGAAGAAATTATAGAAAAAGAAAAATCCATTTATGTTGATGAAGTAAAATCTTCAGGTAAGCCAGAACATATTGTAGAAAAAATAGTTGAAAATAAAGTAGAAAAATATTTTGAAGAGAATTGTTTATTAGAGCAAGAATATGTTTTTGGAAAAGGTGAAAAAATTAAAGATATGATCACACAAGCAATTGCTAAAATTGGTGAAAATATTACTGTTGATAATTTTTCAAGATTTGCAATTGGTGAATAA
- the pyrH gene encoding UMP kinase produces the protein MYRRIMLKLSGEVLSGIGNKGFNSENVKYLSEEIKKVSQHGMNVGMVIGAGNIFRGKELTGVTNSIADHIGMLGTVSNALYLKDYFEKNGIKTIVVSQIVNLPSVRNIYYDDIELYFNSGYVVIFAGGTSNPFFTTDTAAALRAVEMKAEVLIKATKVEGIYDKDPKIFTDAVKYDTIKYDDAIAKSLKIMDTEAFAICQRYEMPITVLDFFKKDNLLNAVLNKNVGTKVIP, from the coding sequence ATGTATAGAAGAATAATGTTAAAACTTAGTGGAGAAGTTTTATCTGGTATAGGTAACAAAGGATTTAATTCTGAAAATGTAAAATACTTATCTGAAGAAATTAAAAAAGTATCTCAGCATGGAATGAACGTGGGAATGGTTATTGGTGCGGGTAATATTTTTAGAGGCAAAGAATTAACTGGTGTGACAAATAGCATTGCAGATCATATAGGAATGCTTGGAACAGTTAGCAATGCATTATATTTAAAAGACTACTTCGAAAAAAATGGAATCAAGACAATTGTTGTTTCGCAAATTGTTAACTTGCCATCAGTTAGAAATATATACTATGATGACATAGAACTTTATTTTAACTCTGGCTATGTTGTTATTTTTGCTGGGGGAACTTCAAACCCTTTTTTTACGACAGATACTGCTGCAGCACTAAGAGCTGTAGAAATGAAAGCAGAGGTGCTGATAAAAGCTACCAAGGTTGAAGGAATATACGATAAAGACCCTAAAATATTTACAGATGCTGTGAAATATGATACAATTAAATATGATGACGCAATCGCTAAAAGTTTAAAAATAATGGATACAGAAGCTTTTGCTATTTGTCAAAGGTATGAGATGCCTATTACAGTTTTAGACTTCTTTAAAAAAGATAATCTTTTAAATGCAGTTTTAAATAAAAATGTGGGGACAAAAGTTATACCTTAA
- the eno gene encoding phosphopyruvate hydratase — protein sequence MELFYNEIVSVHAREVLDSRGNPTVEAEVVLGDGAKGRAIVPSGASTGKFEALELRDGDKDRFLGKGTTKAVENVNEKIAEELLGLNAFDQALVDHVMLELDGTENKEKLGANAILAVSMAVARAASESLGVPLYKYLGGPNSKVLPVPLMNIVNGGEHADNSLDIQEFMIMPAGFATFSRALRAGAEIFHNLKKLLQSKGHQTAVGDEGGFAPNFESNEEALEFIVEAIKNAGYKPGEEVFIALDCAASEFFNEENKTYHIDKKDISGEELAEYYLNLINKYPIKSIEDPFDQDDWDAYTLFTEKVQDKAQVVGDDLFVTNVKRLQKGIDLKAATSILIKLNQIGTVTETLDAIELAKTYNLTNIISHRSGESEDTFIADLAVATNAGFIKTGSLSRTDRIAKYNQLLRIEEELGEIAIYKGLNSFYSIKK from the coding sequence ATGGAACTTTTTTACAACGAAATAGTTTCTGTACATGCAAGAGAAGTATTAGATTCAAGAGGTAATCCAACTGTTGAAGCAGAAGTAGTATTAGGCGATGGTGCCAAAGGAAGAGCTATTGTTCCGTCTGGAGCTTCTACAGGTAAATTTGAAGCTTTGGAATTAAGAGATGGCGATAAAGACAGATTTTTAGGAAAAGGAACAACAAAAGCAGTTGAGAATGTAAATGAAAAGATAGCAGAAGAATTGTTAGGATTGAATGCATTTGACCAAGCTTTAGTAGACCATGTTATGTTGGAATTGGATGGAACTGAAAATAAAGAAAAATTGGGAGCAAATGCAATCTTAGCTGTATCAATGGCAGTTGCAAGAGCTGCCTCTGAATCTTTGGGTGTCCCACTTTACAAATATTTAGGTGGTCCAAATTCAAAAGTATTACCAGTTCCTTTAATGAATATAGTAAATGGTGGAGAACATGCAGACAATTCATTGGATATTCAAGAATTTATGATCATGCCAGCAGGCTTTGCAACATTTTCAAGGGCTTTAAGAGCAGGAGCTGAAATTTTCCATAATTTGAAAAAATTATTACAATCAAAAGGCCATCAAACTGCTGTTGGAGATGAGGGCGGTTTTGCTCCTAACTTTGAATCTAATGAAGAAGCACTTGAATTCATAGTAGAAGCAATAAAAAATGCCGGTTATAAACCTGGAGAAGAAGTATTTATAGCATTAGATTGTGCTGCATCAGAATTTTTTAATGAAGAAAATAAAACATACCATATTGACAAAAAGGATATTTCAGGCGAAGAATTGGCCGAATATTATTTGAACTTAATCAACAAATATCCTATTAAATCAATAGAAGATCCATTTGACCAAGATGATTGGGATGCGTATACCCTATTCACTGAAAAAGTTCAAGACAAAGCCCAAGTAGTTGGAGACGATTTGTTTGTTACTAACGTAAAAAGATTACAAAAGGGAATAGATCTTAAAGCTGCCACATCGATTTTGATAAAATTAAATCAAATAGGTACAGTTACTGAAACTTTAGATGCTATAGAATTAGCAAAAACATACAATTTAACAAATATAATTTCACATAGATCAGGCGAATCAGAAGATACTTTTATAGCAGACTTAGCTGTAGCTACTAATGCTGGTTTTATTAAAACTGGTTCATTATCAAGAACCGATAGAATTGCAAAATACAATCAGTTATTGAGAATTGAAGAAGAACTTGGAGAAATAGCAATATATAAAGGATTAAATTCTTTTTACTCAATAAAAAAATAA
- a CDS encoding ABC transporter ATP-binding protein has protein sequence MIKIENLEFTYGDNFNLKINNLLIKSGERVSIIGPNGSGKSTLIKIISKLISNYQGKISIKGKYLNKYTNKELSRYLAVVPQEFNTIFNYDVESIISTARLPYSKRFSFFENYEDRNIIEKSLQYADLENMKNKIFSNLSGGEKQRVMIARAFAQEADILLLDEFTSHLDPGHTDLLMKLVEEFSDSMNKTVISIFHDINLASIFSKRIIVMKNGRVFKDGSPKEVITKGVIKEAYDFEGHIIDHPVKHVPQILF, from the coding sequence ATGATTAAAATTGAAAATTTAGAATTTACTTATGGTGATAATTTTAATTTAAAAATTAACAATTTGCTTATTAAAAGTGGAGAAAGAGTTTCTATAATAGGCCCTAATGGTTCTGGCAAATCAACTTTAATAAAAATAATTTCAAAGTTGATTTCAAATTATCAAGGAAAAATTTCAATAAAAGGAAAATATCTAAACAAATATACTAATAAAGAATTATCGAGGTATTTGGCTGTAGTTCCACAAGAATTTAACACAATATTTAATTACGATGTGGAGAGCATCATATCTACAGCTAGGCTTCCATACTCTAAAAGATTTTCTTTTTTTGAAAATTATGAAGATAGAAATATTATAGAAAAATCTTTACAATATGCAGATTTGGAAAACATGAAAAATAAAATATTTTCTAATCTTTCTGGAGGAGAAAAACAAAGGGTTATGATTGCAAGAGCTTTTGCCCAAGAAGCTGACATATTGTTATTAGATGAATTCACTTCACATCTTGATCCAGGACATACAGACCTTTTGATGAAATTAGTTGAGGAATTTTCTGATTCAATGAATAAGACTGTTATTTCTATTTTTCATGATATAAACTTAGCTTCCATTTTTTCAAAAAGAATAATAGTAATGAAAAATGGTAGAGTTTTTAAGGATGGCTCACCAAAAGAAGTTATTACAAAAGGAGTTATTAAAGAGGCATATGATTTTGAAGGACATATAATAGATCATCCTGTTAAACACGTTCCACAAATTTTATTTTAA
- a CDS encoding FecCD family ABC transporter permease, with translation MTKKSHMGGFSPLLLLLTIIISFILVIIFTSFGSVKIPFEEIIKIFTDEANPMYKTLILDLRLPRVIGSFLVGSILAISGNILQLIIQNPLADPYIIGISSGASFGAVLYTALSSVFGITLIFGIEFFSFAFAMATTFIVLYISREGKKIPILSLILSGVIISFLFNSLSTLLTVMYWRNLIHVNLWLMGSTGDIGWNDNIILFIVLTVLVSTIFFFSKELNVLSMGDNLAVFSGINPEKIKILLIVISVLAVSAAVAKAGIIGFVGLIIPHIVRMIKGPHSRLSSLYNLFLGGIFLMICDYISRTIFAPSELPIGVITSLAGAPLFIYVMKKSRNKS, from the coding sequence ATGACAAAAAAAAGTCATATGGGGGGATTTTCTCCCCTTCTTTTACTATTAACCATAATCATAAGTTTTATTTTAGTGATTATTTTTACATCGTTTGGATCTGTAAAAATACCTTTTGAAGAAATAATAAAAATATTCACCGATGAAGCCAACCCCATGTATAAAACTTTAATATTAGATTTAAGACTACCAAGAGTCATAGGAAGTTTTTTAGTTGGTAGTATTTTGGCTATATCTGGAAATATTTTACAATTAATAATACAAAATCCGCTTGCAGATCCTTATATAATAGGGATATCTTCTGGAGCAAGTTTTGGAGCAGTTTTATACACAGCATTAAGTTCTGTTTTCGGCATAACATTAATATTTGGAATAGAATTTTTCTCTTTTGCATTTGCAATGGCAACTACCTTCATTGTATTGTACATTTCCCGTGAAGGAAAGAAAATACCTATTCTCTCATTGATATTAAGTGGTGTTATAATCAGCTTCTTATTTAATTCACTATCCACTTTGTTAACTGTTATGTATTGGCGTAACTTAATTCATGTTAATTTATGGCTTATGGGATCTACAGGCGACATAGGTTGGAACGATAATATTATTCTTTTTATTGTTTTAACAGTCTTAGTATCAACAATTTTTTTCTTTTCTAAAGAGTTAAATGTACTCTCTATGGGAGATAATTTAGCAGTTTTTTCTGGAATAAATCCAGAAAAAATTAAAATTTTATTGATCGTTATAAGTGTGCTTGCTGTTTCAGCAGCTGTTGCAAAAGCTGGAATAATAGGATTTGTAGGATTGATTATTCCACATATAGTTAGAATGATAAAGGGACCTCATTCCCGACTTTCATCGTTATACAACCTTTTTTTGGGTGGAATATTCTTGATGATTTGTGATTATATTTCAAGAACAATTTTTGCTCCTTCTGAACTCCCAATCGGGGTTATTACCTCCTTAGCAGGAGCTCCTTTATTTATATACGTTATGAAAAAAAGTAGGAATAAATCATGA